Proteins encoded together in one Phyllobacterium zundukense window:
- a CDS encoding PLP-dependent aminotransferase family protein has product MNAPTPTAQIETQKTDGSSLPPVPMTGNLPPRVPEVFDHEYRAAMRSLLEAREPMDWIGVHQFLGFPEDRAAGAQFVTRRLSAAPDPERVVLSHSTQAILTVLCGSLVGANGVLAVEELTYPTMAKFAKQMGFNLVGVKLDDQGIIPDAFEKVCKEHKPRALYTLPTLQNPTTAMMGLERRKEIVEIARKHGVAIFEDDIYSLLPEGVPSPLADLAPDITYYMLGTAKSIGAGLKAAYLVTPTTTEPARLFWPGSGMTYWMIAPANAGVATELVHNGGADRIIAAVREETRARQNMVAETLKATSYRTAPECLHVWMEAPSNRDLQGFGEDCKRRGADVGPASSFLLAGGSAPHRIRFGTGKARERSDLQRGLDAIAAAYFS; this is encoded by the coding sequence ATGAACGCTCCGACACCAACCGCTCAAATCGAAACACAGAAAACGGACGGCTCATCACTGCCTCCTGTTCCGATGACGGGCAACCTCCCGCCGCGTGTTCCTGAAGTCTTCGACCATGAATATCGCGCGGCGATGCGGAGCCTCCTAGAAGCAAGGGAGCCGATGGACTGGATTGGCGTCCACCAGTTTCTGGGGTTTCCGGAAGATCGTGCAGCGGGCGCCCAGTTCGTGACGCGGCGCCTTTCTGCGGCTCCCGATCCGGAGCGAGTGGTTCTGTCCCACTCGACGCAAGCAATTTTAACTGTTCTTTGCGGTTCTCTCGTAGGAGCAAATGGCGTTCTGGCGGTCGAGGAACTGACCTACCCCACCATGGCAAAATTCGCCAAGCAAATGGGCTTTAATCTGGTTGGCGTCAAACTGGATGATCAAGGGATCATACCAGACGCGTTCGAAAAAGTGTGCAAGGAGCACAAGCCGCGGGCGCTCTATACTCTGCCTACGTTGCAAAATCCGACAACCGCCATGATGGGGTTAGAGCGCCGCAAGGAGATCGTCGAGATCGCGCGAAAACATGGTGTTGCGATCTTCGAAGACGACATCTATTCGCTACTGCCGGAGGGCGTGCCGTCACCGCTCGCCGATTTGGCGCCCGACATCACCTATTATATGCTCGGCACGGCCAAATCGATCGGCGCGGGCCTCAAGGCGGCCTATCTGGTAACGCCGACGACCACTGAACCGGCCCGGTTGTTCTGGCCCGGGAGCGGCATGACCTATTGGATGATCGCGCCTGCCAATGCGGGTGTTGCGACGGAACTCGTTCACAACGGCGGTGCCGACCGGATCATTGCAGCTGTCCGCGAAGAAACCCGCGCACGGCAAAACATGGTTGCGGAAACGCTGAAAGCCACCAGTTACCGGACTGCACCCGAATGCTTGCACGTCTGGATGGAAGCCCCATCGAATAGGGATCTCCAGGGGTTCGGCGAAGATTGCAAACGCCGCGGTGCGGACGTGGGCCCTGCGAGCAGTTTCCTCCTCGCAGGCGGCTCGGCGCCGCATCGAATTAGATTTGGCACAGGTAAAGCAAGAGAACGCTCCGACCTTCAGCGTGGTCTGGACGCGATTGCGGCGGCCTATTTCTCCTGA
- a CDS encoding ABC transporter substrate-binding protein codes for MSVNILKVLAVSLPALFSTYASAEDLNVLYSNAYILKKPMEEIVKGFEAAHPGTTIHLSDVKGYADMTQLMLRAAITGGVPDVAFQGTSFLQVFVDRGLAVPLDDFINSESDWKNFGYSNSITKIGQVNGKTYGIPFAISIPTVYFNGDLVKAAGGDPQNLPKTWDGILELAKKIQAPSGGIYFDYAPTGNWTFLSLIQAAGGGMMTPDMKKIAFNGREGMDALKLLKAIGEAGMKDMSRDQAKQAFAAGSIGIFVTSSSDITSYTEQAAGRFPLIVSQFPVPSENGTLPAGGNAIMIHTKNASKQKLAWEFIKYATNPESQTAMVKAASYIPVNERAVQDAELLGNYYRDNPNLRIPVSQLAQLSGFFSFPGENSTKITKAIKDQLQAVITLKRSPEDAMLQMASEVEALLPKE; via the coding sequence ATGTCCGTTAATATCTTAAAAGTACTAGCCGTTTCCCTTCCCGCTCTTTTCTCGACATACGCCTCGGCGGAAGACTTAAACGTACTATATTCCAACGCTTATATTCTTAAGAAGCCAATGGAGGAGATCGTTAAGGGCTTCGAGGCTGCCCACCCTGGCACGACCATACACCTGTCAGATGTCAAAGGTTATGCTGATATGACGCAGCTTATGCTGCGGGCAGCGATAACCGGCGGAGTTCCTGACGTAGCTTTTCAAGGAACAAGCTTTCTTCAGGTTTTTGTTGACCGTGGTCTAGCCGTTCCACTCGATGATTTTATCAACTCCGAGTCAGATTGGAAGAACTTCGGTTATTCGAATTCGATTACCAAAATTGGCCAAGTGAATGGCAAGACGTACGGCATTCCTTTCGCTATCTCTATCCCGACGGTCTATTTTAACGGCGATCTTGTGAAGGCTGCCGGAGGTGATCCGCAGAACCTTCCGAAGACCTGGGATGGCATTCTTGAACTCGCCAAGAAAATTCAGGCGCCCAGCGGCGGGATCTACTTTGACTACGCCCCCACTGGCAACTGGACCTTTCTCTCTCTGATTCAGGCCGCTGGTGGCGGAATGATGACGCCGGATATGAAGAAGATTGCCTTCAACGGTAGGGAAGGCATGGACGCCCTGAAGCTGTTGAAGGCGATTGGCGAAGCAGGCATGAAAGATATGAGCCGCGATCAGGCAAAGCAGGCTTTTGCCGCCGGCTCCATCGGCATTTTTGTAACCTCCAGCTCAGACATCACAAGCTATACCGAGCAAGCGGCGGGTCGGTTTCCGCTCATCGTTTCCCAATTTCCGGTCCCCTCCGAGAACGGCACGCTGCCGGCAGGAGGAAACGCCATCATGATTCATACCAAAAATGCGTCCAAGCAGAAGCTCGCCTGGGAGTTCATCAAATATGCGACCAACCCAGAATCGCAGACGGCCATGGTGAAAGCTGCTTCGTATATCCCGGTGAACGAACGGGCCGTGCAGGATGCGGAACTACTGGGAAACTACTACAGGGACAATCCTAACCTCCGAATTCCGGTCTCTCAGCTTGCTCAGCTCAGCGGTTTTTTCTCTTTCCCTGGTGAGAATTCTACCAAGATCACCAAAGCCATCAAGGATCAGTTGCAAGCGGTCATCACGCTTAAGCGCTCACCAGAGGATGCCATGCTGCAGATGGCGAGCGAAGTCGAAGCACTCCTTCCTAAGGAGTGA
- a CDS encoding alkaline phosphatase family protein produces the protein MYPSIVKFLVVSFDGLRPDLIDSAQTPNIARLRALGTSLAAQRTVYPSETRVAFPSLVTGATSSQHGMVGNKYVDRGTTPQRYVDTSDAVLLDRLNRESGGKLMSSPTLGEILGRAGKSLAVLATNTPGTTRFFHHKAEEFGHIRISGHFPEACTPESTLTEITRRFGPLPPVPPQGEPDIEAQTLITSIFLDYLWPEHAPDVTVLSYGEPDTSSHFNGTGGAKTRQVIDHCDAEFGRILDWWKAEGRAAGVQIIVLSDHGHITAHTRVSVADSLTTAGFSPATAPGSGVNVVVVPGQVGALYLTDRSTTQLTRLVEALVEQPWVGPIFTTGKNEVEGIAPGSFASHLVFADHPRAPDVYFCFRADDSVDEFGLVGGTFYDNDRRPGLGVHGGLHPKELASVGIVAGSAFLDGGYVSDIPSGICDITPTILSLIGMAIPNTMTGSVLSEVLREPRTGSSGSSLPIVRTPQIFETGLKNYSQKLQRTSVNDALYLDGGWVHPSAI, from the coding sequence ATGTATCCCTCAATTGTTAAATTTCTTGTTGTGAGCTTCGATGGCTTGCGTCCTGACCTCATTGATTCTGCCCAGACTCCAAACATTGCGCGACTAAGGGCTCTTGGCACAAGCCTTGCCGCACAACGGACAGTTTATCCGAGCGAAACCCGCGTTGCTTTCCCCAGTCTTGTCACTGGCGCCACTTCCAGCCAACACGGCATGGTCGGCAACAAATATGTCGATCGTGGAACTACCCCGCAACGATACGTGGACACGTCCGACGCCGTCCTGCTCGACCGGCTGAACCGCGAAAGCGGCGGCAAGCTGATGAGTTCGCCGACGCTGGGCGAAATCTTAGGACGGGCGGGAAAAAGCCTGGCCGTGCTTGCCACAAATACGCCGGGCACCACGCGTTTTTTCCATCACAAGGCGGAGGAATTCGGCCATATCCGCATTTCTGGGCATTTCCCGGAAGCCTGCACCCCGGAAAGCACGCTGACGGAAATTACCCGCCGCTTCGGACCTTTGCCGCCGGTGCCGCCGCAGGGCGAGCCGGACATCGAAGCACAGACATTGATTACCTCGATCTTCCTCGATTATCTCTGGCCGGAGCATGCCCCGGACGTCACCGTACTGTCTTATGGCGAGCCAGATACCTCGTCGCACTTCAACGGCACGGGAGGGGCCAAGACCCGGCAGGTGATTGACCACTGTGATGCTGAGTTCGGCCGCATTCTCGACTGGTGGAAAGCCGAAGGGAGGGCCGCCGGGGTCCAAATCATTGTGCTTTCGGATCACGGTCACATTACCGCCCATACACGTGTCTCGGTCGCCGACAGTCTAACGACCGCAGGCTTCAGCCCGGCCACAGCACCCGGAAGCGGAGTCAATGTTGTCGTTGTGCCTGGACAGGTGGGGGCGCTCTACCTCACGGACCGCTCGACCACGCAGCTTACCCGGCTGGTCGAAGCGCTGGTCGAACAGCCATGGGTGGGGCCGATCTTTACGACTGGAAAGAACGAGGTCGAAGGCATAGCGCCCGGCAGTTTCGCCAGCCATCTCGTCTTTGCCGACCATCCGCGCGCGCCGGATGTATATTTCTGCTTCCGCGCCGACGACAGCGTCGATGAATTCGGATTGGTCGGCGGCACCTTCTACGACAATGACCGGCGCCCGGGTCTCGGCGTGCATGGTGGTCTGCATCCGAAGGAGCTTGCCTCGGTCGGTATTGTGGCCGGCTCTGCCTTCCTCGACGGCGGTTATGTCTCCGACATCCCCTCCGGCATATGCGACATCACGCCGACCATCCTTTCGCTCATCGGCATGGCCATTCCCAACACCATGACTGGCAGTGTTTTGTCTGAGGTTCTGCGCGAACCCCGTACAGGTAGCTCTGGTAGCTCATTACCCATAGTCCGCACACCCCAGATCTTTGAGACCGGCCTCAAGAACTATTCCCAAAAACTGCAACGCACCAGTGTCAACGACGCCCTTTACCTCGACGGCGGCTGGGTGCATCCGAGCGCAATCTAG
- a CDS encoding carbohydrate ABC transporter permease, with protein MSTHRLAPPSAILRHAALLTTGALILIPFVWMISLSIKPPGEIFRASFSFWPEQFYGIENYTKALTEAPLPQYMFNGIFVCSMIVVLQIVICAPAAYALAKLDFHGKNLLFGMVLIALILPHEVLSLPLFILGYQIGILNTYAALIFPYIVSPFGIFLFRQFFKTIPDDVIHAARLDGLSELSIVWKIMVPMALPAIIAFGIFSVVGHWNSLFWPLIAVRDQALMPPPLGIMAFKNEEAGNDYGPLMAASTIVVLPLIIAFLSAQKWFVEGLTGGAVK; from the coding sequence ATGAGCACCCACCGCCTCGCGCCGCCCTCGGCCATTCTTCGCCATGCCGCCCTGCTGACTACCGGAGCGCTGATCCTCATTCCCTTTGTGTGGATGATCTCGCTGTCGATCAAGCCGCCGGGCGAGATCTTCCGGGCCTCCTTCAGCTTTTGGCCGGAACAGTTCTACGGCATCGAGAACTACACCAAGGCTCTGACCGAGGCACCGTTGCCGCAATACATGTTCAATGGCATCTTTGTTTGCTCGATGATCGTCGTGCTGCAGATCGTCATCTGCGCGCCGGCGGCCTATGCGCTGGCCAAGCTCGACTTTCACGGCAAGAACCTGCTGTTCGGCATGGTGCTGATCGCGCTGATCCTGCCGCACGAGGTGCTGTCCCTGCCGCTGTTCATCCTCGGCTACCAGATCGGCATCCTCAACACCTATGCAGCGCTGATCTTCCCCTACATTGTCTCGCCCTTTGGCATCTTCCTGTTCCGGCAGTTCTTCAAGACGATCCCCGACGACGTCATCCATGCTGCCCGTCTCGATGGCCTGTCCGAGCTGTCGATCGTCTGGAAAATCATGGTGCCGATGGCGCTTCCGGCGATTATCGCCTTTGGCATCTTTTCGGTCGTCGGCCACTGGAACAGCCTGTTCTGGCCGCTGATCGCGGTGCGCGACCAAGCCCTCATGCCGCCGCCGCTCGGCATCATGGCCTTCAAGAACGAAGAAGCCGGAAACGACTACGGCCCGCTCATGGCCGCATCCACCATCGTCGTCCTCCCACTCATCATCGCATTCCTCTCCGCACAAAAATGGTTCGTCGAAGGCCTCACAGGCGGTGCAGTGAAATGA
- a CDS encoding branched-chain amino acid transaminase translates to MAAPEFVYHNGKIVPWSDATLHAFSLAGKYGIGVFEGLRGYWNDEDEQLYLFRLAEHFKRYAFSQKAMRFDPGPSEEELTQAIFDLCKANNIRCSAHLRVSAFLTNEGDMVATGPVGTTITAIPRPSASQVKKGASAQISSWIRMPDNVMPARIKCNANYHNSRLASIQAKQDGYDLPILLNSRGKVSEGPTTCIFLVKDGRLITPDVASDILESITRQTVIEIAKEYLDLTTVERDVDRSELIAADEVFHCGTGAEIAPITTIDRLPVGDGQPGSLTTKLQEIYFSLVTGKDRNHPEWRTPVY, encoded by the coding sequence ATGGCAGCCCCAGAATTTGTCTATCACAATGGAAAGATCGTTCCGTGGAGCGATGCAACACTACACGCGTTCTCGCTAGCCGGAAAATACGGAATCGGAGTCTTCGAAGGCCTCCGGGGCTACTGGAATGACGAGGATGAGCAGCTCTACCTGTTCAGGCTTGCAGAGCATTTCAAACGTTACGCCTTCTCTCAGAAGGCGATGCGGTTCGATCCTGGCCCGAGCGAGGAGGAACTGACACAGGCGATCTTTGACCTATGCAAGGCCAACAACATCCGGTGCTCAGCGCACTTGCGCGTTTCGGCCTTCCTTACGAATGAAGGCGATATGGTCGCCACCGGGCCGGTCGGCACGACCATCACAGCCATCCCGCGCCCATCGGCAAGCCAGGTGAAGAAAGGCGCCTCCGCACAGATAAGCTCGTGGATCAGAATGCCCGACAATGTGATGCCGGCAAGGATCAAATGTAACGCCAACTACCATAACTCCCGGCTGGCTTCGATCCAGGCGAAGCAGGATGGCTACGATCTGCCAATTCTTCTGAACTCGCGTGGCAAGGTTTCGGAAGGGCCGACGACATGCATCTTCCTCGTCAAGGATGGCCGGCTCATCACCCCAGATGTGGCCAGCGATATCCTTGAGTCGATTACCCGCCAAACCGTCATCGAAATTGCCAAGGAGTATTTGGACCTCACCACGGTGGAGCGGGATGTCGATCGAAGCGAGTTGATCGCTGCCGATGAGGTCTTCCACTGCGGCACAGGCGCTGAGATTGCGCCGATCACGACCATCGATCGCCTTCCCGTTGGCGATGGTCAGCCTGGCTCTCTGACCACGAAATTGCAGGAAATCTATTTCTCGCTCGTCACCGGGAAAGACCGGAACCACCCCGAGTGGAGGACACCGGTCTATTGA
- a CDS encoding extracellular solute-binding protein: MKLTRRIFAKALAAGLITVPAFSLLCSTEALAETITLKISHSWPNRTEFLQRMQAAFNGSHKDVQIEYVSGGDNWQPLFQSTLRDSLVGQLPDVTHQLINYTGLYSEKGIVQPIDTIPGGQDFIASSGVSRALVEAATANDHVYAVPYGLTVPAVFYNMSLLKKAGWDQDHVPQSWEEIIDAAAKVSALGGNISGGYFEFEASNNWMYQNVLSGLGGSMQGENGTVGFDSELGVEAMSIIGNFAKAANTVAMTRDQARQAFNAGTVGILLRSASGIPSIMKAAQANNFKLEVGPFPVTAGKGKLSAVSHGMFILTDDPARQKAALQYIEWAYGPEAQALEAEYAGYLPANSKALNESELFADYLKSNPYVRSLTASLSDAGDWYTYQVDNTDQIFDAQIEIVRRVVTGKTDPAAAVAEMSAETEKLLK; the protein is encoded by the coding sequence ATGAAACTAACCCGCCGAATTTTCGCCAAAGCCCTCGCTGCTGGCCTTATCACAGTTCCAGCGTTCTCGCTTCTCTGCTCGACCGAAGCATTGGCTGAGACAATTACACTGAAGATTTCTCATTCGTGGCCAAATCGTACCGAGTTTCTCCAGCGAATGCAGGCCGCCTTCAACGGTTCACACAAGGATGTACAGATCGAGTACGTTTCGGGAGGAGACAACTGGCAACCGCTCTTTCAGTCGACACTCCGGGACTCGCTCGTTGGTCAGCTTCCCGACGTGACCCACCAGTTGATCAACTATACTGGGCTTTATTCAGAGAAGGGCATCGTCCAGCCGATTGATACCATACCCGGAGGTCAGGATTTCATTGCGTCATCGGGTGTTTCTCGCGCCCTTGTTGAGGCTGCGACGGCGAACGATCATGTCTATGCCGTGCCCTACGGCCTGACCGTTCCCGCTGTCTTCTACAACATGAGCCTGCTCAAAAAGGCGGGTTGGGACCAGGATCATGTGCCCCAAAGCTGGGAAGAGATCATCGATGCAGCAGCGAAGGTCTCGGCGCTCGGCGGCAATATCAGCGGCGGCTACTTCGAGTTCGAAGCATCTAACAACTGGATGTATCAGAACGTGTTGTCCGGCCTTGGTGGCTCGATGCAGGGGGAGAACGGAACCGTCGGCTTCGATAGTGAGCTCGGTGTCGAGGCTATGAGCATCATTGGCAATTTCGCGAAAGCAGCCAATACCGTGGCGATGACGCGGGATCAGGCACGTCAGGCTTTCAATGCAGGAACAGTTGGAATTCTTCTCCGGTCCGCCAGCGGCATTCCGTCCATCATGAAAGCCGCGCAAGCGAATAACTTCAAACTTGAAGTAGGACCTTTCCCCGTTACTGCCGGCAAAGGCAAGCTCTCTGCTGTCTCACACGGCATGTTCATTCTCACCGACGACCCCGCCCGCCAGAAAGCCGCCCTTCAATACATCGAATGGGCTTATGGACCTGAGGCACAGGCGTTGGAAGCCGAATATGCAGGGTACCTCCCGGCAAATTCCAAAGCGCTCAACGAAAGCGAGCTGTTTGCGGACTATCTCAAATCCAATCCCTACGTCCGCAGTCTGACCGCATCACTGTCGGATGCCGGTGACTGGTACACTTATCAGGTCGACAACACTGACCAGATCTTTGACGCTCAGATCGAAATCGTTCGTCGCGTGGTCACCGGTAAGACCGACCCTGCCGCAGCCGTCGCAGAGATGTCGGCCGAAACAGAGAAGCTCCTGAAATAA
- a CDS encoding carbohydrate ABC transporter permease has translation MRNPRLAETLAAWSLAGPALVLLVALFFLPVFAVFGIALTDWQFGASSLSFVGFGNFKEVFADEGFRASLVNTILYVVIVVPGTIILGLLIALSIESGKSCRAFYRAIHFLPFMATLTAMAIAWEALLHPTIGLVNQTLASLGLPTANWLRDEQTVLPTLAIIGIWQNLGYAMVLFLAGLKSIPQDLYDAADIDGADLWLDRLRTVTLPMLGPVSMFVFIVVALRAFETFDTVQVLTQGGPGHASEMLLYTLYRESFEYLRTGYGASVAVVFLFIVVALTLIQARVMDDRVHYQ, from the coding sequence CTGCGCAATCCCAGGCTCGCCGAAACACTCGCGGCCTGGTCATTGGCCGGACCGGCACTCGTCCTGCTTGTCGCCCTGTTCTTCCTGCCAGTCTTTGCCGTCTTTGGCATTGCCCTCACCGACTGGCAGTTCGGCGCGAGCTCGCTCTCCTTCGTCGGGTTCGGTAACTTCAAAGAGGTCTTCGCCGACGAGGGCTTCCGCGCTTCGCTGGTCAACACCATCCTCTATGTCGTGATCGTCGTCCCCGGCACGATCATCCTCGGCCTTTTGATTGCACTCTCGATCGAAAGCGGCAAGTCTTGCCGAGCCTTCTACCGCGCCATCCATTTCCTGCCCTTCATGGCGACGCTGACCGCCATGGCGATCGCCTGGGAGGCGCTGCTGCATCCAACCATCGGTCTCGTCAACCAGACATTGGCCAGCTTGGGTCTGCCGACGGCCAACTGGTTGCGCGACGAACAGACCGTGCTTCCAACGCTCGCCATCATCGGCATCTGGCAAAACCTCGGCTATGCCATGGTGTTGTTCCTCGCCGGGCTGAAATCGATCCCGCAGGACCTCTATGACGCTGCCGACATTGACGGCGCTGACCTTTGGCTCGATCGGCTGCGCACCGTCACCCTGCCGATGCTCGGGCCGGTCTCCATGTTTGTCTTCATCGTCGTGGCGCTCAGGGCCTTCGAGACCTTCGATACCGTGCAGGTTCTGACGCAAGGCGGGCCCGGCCATGCTTCGGAGATGCTGCTCTACACCCTCTACCGCGAAAGCTTCGAGTACCTGCGCACCGGCTATGGCGCCTCCGTCGCTGTCGTCTTCCTCTTCATCGTCGTTGCGCTGACCCTCATCCAGGCCCGCGTCATGGACGACAGGGTTCACTACCAATGA
- the phnF gene encoding phosphonate metabolism transcriptional regulator PhnF yields MQNDGMNLWRQMGETLANEITNGVWTPGSRIPSAPDLAIRFGVNRHTALRALAHLQDEGLVRIERGRGAFVVEDVISYRMGPRTRFEENLVGLNRVPSRKLISLGDLPADEAVAAGLGIPVGQTATLARLLGEANGLPLSYGSNYFPTSRLPGISEVFRSAQQEEKERLSITACLHQVGITDFQRKMMRVRSRQPTNDEARYLRMPPNESVLEVIVTNVDSDGIPVMYAATCFCSSRVEFVMDM; encoded by the coding sequence ATGCAGAACGATGGTATGAACCTCTGGCGGCAAATGGGGGAAACCCTAGCTAACGAAATAACCAACGGAGTGTGGACGCCAGGTTCTCGAATTCCCTCCGCCCCTGATCTGGCCATTCGGTTTGGTGTAAACCGACATACCGCGCTGCGAGCTTTGGCTCACCTTCAAGACGAGGGGCTCGTACGAATCGAACGCGGAAGAGGTGCGTTCGTTGTAGAAGACGTTATATCTTATCGCATGGGACCAAGAACCCGGTTTGAGGAAAACTTGGTCGGGCTAAATAGAGTTCCGAGCCGGAAACTGATATCATTGGGCGACCTTCCGGCGGATGAAGCGGTCGCGGCGGGGCTGGGCATACCAGTCGGCCAAACCGCTACACTGGCAAGGCTTCTAGGAGAGGCCAATGGCCTTCCCCTTAGCTATGGGAGCAATTACTTTCCCACGTCACGGCTTCCCGGAATTTCCGAGGTGTTTCGTTCGGCTCAGCAGGAAGAAAAAGAACGCCTTTCGATAACTGCTTGTCTGCACCAAGTCGGGATTACTGATTTTCAGCGAAAGATGATGCGTGTGCGCTCGCGCCAGCCAACCAACGATGAGGCGCGCTATCTGAGGATGCCGCCGAATGAAAGTGTGCTGGAGGTGATCGTGACTAATGTCGATTCAGATGGCATTCCAGTTATGTATGCCGCTACCTGCTTTTGCTCGAGCCGCGTCGAATTCGTCATGGACATGTGA
- a CDS encoding PLP-dependent aminotransferase family protein, translating to MLDTVAAIRAAGLFSRKDNSMSREPISLIRTTPPTPSWVGEEFSKAFVELSRRSDLPTLMRTHKFNGSMEDRRAGSLWLKQRFGEHLDPDRIIVTNGTQNALFITLATMVGRGGLLLTERLSYYGFRRLATFLGIDVRAIEMDDDGALPEAFEAVCKTDKPKALFLSPTLHNPTTIIMSRERRLALAEIARRHGVIIIEDDVYGLLPKDAPPPIAALAPDVTWHATGLAKCIAPGLRIGYLVAPDAAACARAFQPFNTTSTWFVSPVSAAIVEHWIGNGVGKRILDAVREEAAARQTIARSILDGASYLAKPEALHLWLDLPAGLTQEGFISACNQQGVVLRSGEMFAVSNEQASPAIRIVLGSPSNREELTTALEGVATVLKAA from the coding sequence TTGCTCGACACGGTTGCGGCCATTCGGGCCGCAGGCCTCTTTTCACGTAAGGACAATTCAATGTCACGAGAACCCATCAGCCTGATACGTACAACGCCGCCCACACCTTCATGGGTCGGCGAGGAGTTTTCCAAAGCTTTCGTCGAACTCTCGAGGCGAAGCGACTTACCGACCTTAATGCGAACACACAAATTTAACGGTTCGATGGAAGATCGGCGCGCCGGCAGTCTCTGGCTGAAGCAGCGGTTTGGTGAACATCTGGATCCGGATCGCATCATTGTTACGAACGGCACTCAGAACGCCTTGTTTATAACGTTGGCGACGATGGTGGGCCGAGGCGGACTGTTGCTCACGGAGCGTCTTAGCTACTACGGCTTTCGTCGTCTCGCTACCTTTTTGGGCATTGACGTGCGCGCGATCGAGATGGACGATGACGGCGCTTTGCCAGAGGCGTTCGAAGCCGTATGCAAAACCGATAAGCCAAAAGCTCTTTTCCTGTCGCCCACGCTTCACAACCCCACAACTATCATAATGTCGCGCGAGCGCAGGTTGGCATTAGCTGAAATAGCGCGCAGACACGGTGTGATCATCATCGAAGATGACGTGTACGGCCTCTTGCCAAAGGATGCTCCGCCGCCAATCGCGGCCTTGGCTCCTGACGTTACATGGCATGCAACGGGACTTGCAAAGTGCATCGCGCCCGGCCTCCGTATCGGCTATCTCGTAGCACCCGACGCCGCAGCCTGCGCAAGGGCCTTTCAGCCCTTCAACACCACCTCCACCTGGTTCGTCTCACCAGTTTCGGCTGCCATCGTTGAGCACTGGATCGGCAATGGTGTTGGTAAGCGCATTCTTGACGCCGTGAGAGAAGAAGCTGCGGCCCGTCAGACGATCGCGCGATCGATCCTAGACGGCGCAAGCTACCTGGCCAAACCAGAAGCGCTGCATTTGTGGCTCGATCTGCCTGCTGGCCTCACACAGGAAGGGTTCATCAGTGCCTGCAATCAGCAAGGGGTCGTCCTCCGAAGTGGGGAAATGTTTGCAGTGTCGAACGAGCAGGCCTCGCCTGCAATACGAATCGTTCTTGGCAGCCCCAGCAACCGCGAGGAATTGACCACAGCTTTGGAAGGGGTCGCTACCGTTCTAAAAGCAGCCTGA
- a CDS encoding TauD/TfdA dioxygenase family protein: MSTLENDVITIAPASPFLGADVTGISVAHLVKSPDVATVQSLRQALDQFLVLRFRQPSLTDDEIVGFATLFGKILSDRKNTGEMDSVQPSGRAELKVLSNATASDGRPVGDKGAAAQIWHTDGSHRERPNAYSVLYARNAPDNPPRTGFMNTYTLYESLPSDLKKEISTLRAVFSVHNRSQDFNTFMTGASVDDAKRADGPRHPLVRLHPSTNRPFLYLPRRRDALIEGYSSEKSRNLLERLWAAVFSLSDQWHAALEANDFVIFDNRAVLHNREGWESTQERTVFHLALEGETPIPAFALRTVEQSKTA; encoded by the coding sequence ATGAGCACATTAGAAAATGATGTTATTACTATTGCCCCGGCGTCGCCTTTCTTAGGTGCTGACGTAACGGGCATTTCGGTAGCGCATTTGGTGAAGTCACCAGATGTCGCTACAGTGCAATCGTTGAGACAAGCCTTGGATCAATTCCTTGTGCTACGCTTCCGCCAGCCATCCCTCACTGATGACGAGATAGTAGGTTTCGCCACCCTTTTCGGAAAAATCCTGTCGGATCGTAAAAACACCGGAGAGATGGATTCAGTCCAGCCGAGTGGTCGAGCAGAACTTAAAGTTTTGTCCAACGCGACGGCTTCCGATGGTCGCCCTGTTGGCGATAAAGGTGCCGCGGCGCAAATTTGGCACACCGATGGATCTCACCGCGAAAGACCGAACGCATATTCTGTCTTGTACGCGCGCAACGCGCCAGACAATCCCCCACGTACGGGCTTTATGAACACCTACACCCTCTACGAAAGTTTGCCCTCAGATTTGAAAAAAGAGATTTCAACACTTCGAGCTGTGTTCAGCGTCCATAATCGATCGCAAGATTTTAATACATTCATGACTGGTGCATCGGTAGACGATGCAAAGCGAGCCGATGGTCCAAGACACCCCCTCGTTCGTTTGCATCCGTCCACAAATCGACCTTTCCTTTATCTGCCGAGGCGCCGTGACGCTTTGATTGAAGGTTATTCTTCCGAGAAAAGTAGGAACTTATTGGAGCGCTTATGGGCGGCTGTGTTTTCTTTATCGGACCAGTGGCACGCCGCTTTGGAAGCCAATGACTTTGTAATTTTCGACAACAGAGCCGTTCTTCATAATCGCGAAGGTTGGGAGTCTACCCAAGAACGCACAGTGTTTCACCTCGCTTTGGAAGGAGAAACTCCGATCCCCGCATTTGCACTGAGGACTGTGGAGCAATCCAAGACTGCTTAG